In Clostridium ljungdahlii DSM 13528, the genomic window CAAGAAGTGAATCAGGTATAGCACCACAGTTAACTACTATAAACTTCTTATTCCTCCTTGGTGAAATATCATGAATAGCTTTTGCAAACAGTTCTTTTCCCGTACCTGTCTGTCCCAATAAAAGAATGGTAGAATCGTATCTCCCAACTATTTTAACTTTTTCCTTGAGATTTAACATAACATCACTCTCACCAATAATTCTAGAAAGATACTTTCTTTCTTTACTATTTCCTGCATTTGCTTTTTTCTCAACAGTGCATAAAATATACTTTATTTTTTTTTCTTCTGTTAGATGTTTAATTGTATATGTAATACTGTCTTCTAGGTCAGTTAACTTCACTTCTTTATTTTTTTCGTCATCTTTATAAAAATCCTTTTCTATATCATCTATAAACTTTTCAATTTTGCTCATATCACTATAAGTATCAAAAACATTTCCGCATTTTTCATTGAAGTAAGCTGCATTTTTAATTAGATCAAAAAATATTACGCCTCTATCATACATATCCATGATATTAATATACTTATCAAGAATACTGTTATCAAAAGTATTTTTTTTATCATAATATTTTAAAGTAAACATATACAACATCCCTTTTTAACTTAATTTTTAATTTATAAACTTATAATACTTTTTATAAGCAACATTTATACCAAATAAAAAAGCCCTATAAATATATGATTTATAAGGCTTTTCATTATATTAAATTATAAATTCATCTCAATTTGACATATCAATTTGAAATATCGTTTACACTATATTCAAGACCATACTTTATAACTTTTCTGTAAACTGATGATCTGCTTATTCCAAGAGCTTCTGCAGCTTTAATCTTTCCGGCTTCATCCCACCCAAACCAGTCTAATGTTTTTCTAAGTATTTCTTTTTCCATTTCCTCAATTGATATAATATCTTTTGGCTCTATTTTTACTTCATTTTCTCCTATAAATTCATCTGGCAAACTTGCCTCAGTTATATACTTGCTGTTTTCAAAATTCATCGCATATTCAATTACATTTCTAAGTTCCCTTACATTACCCTCCCACTTATGAATATTAAATAACTTTTTAACTTTAGGACTTAAGCCAATTATATTTTTTTTAAACACCTTACAATACTTTTCAATTAAATAATCACTTATGAGAAAAATATCATCTTTTCTTTCTATCAAGCTGGGAATCTTAAAGCATATTACATTTAATCTATAATATAGATCCTTTCTGAATTTACCTTCCTCTACCATCTTTTTAAGCTCTATATTTGTTGCCCCTATTATTCTAACGTTTACACCGACTTCTTTATTTGAACCTATTTTGCATATTTTCCTGTCTTCTATAGCTCTTAATATTTTATTTTGCATAAACTGGCTCATATTTTCTATTTCATCTAAAAAAATTGTTCCTCCATCAGCTTCTTCAAACTTTCCAACTTTTCCATTGGAGTTTGCACCTGTAAAGGCTCCCTTTTCATAACCAAAGAGTTCACTCTCAAGAAGTGAATCAGGTATAGCACCACAGTTAACTACTATAAACTTCTTATTCCTCCTTGGTGAAATATCATGAATAGCTTTTGCAAACAGTTCTTTTCCCGTACCTGTCTGTCCCAATAAAAGAATGGTAGAATCGTATCTTCCAACTATTTTAACTTTCGCCTTGAGATTTAACATGACATCGCTTTCACCAATGATTTTAGAAATATAATTACTTTTTCTGATGTTTCTTTTATTAGATTTCATTTCAATAGTACATAAAACATATTTTACTTTTTTTTCTTCTATTAAATGCTTAATCGTATATGTAATATCAGTTTCTAAACCTATCAAATTTACTTCTTTATTTTCTCTATCATCTTCATAAAAATCTTTTTCTATACCATTTATAAACTTTCCAATTTCGCTCATACCACTATTAGTATTAAAAATATTTCTGCATTTTTCATTGAAGTAAGCTGTATTTTTGATTAAATCAAAAAATATTACGCCTTTATCATACATATTCATAATATTGATATATTTATCAAGAATACTGTTATTGAAAGCATTTTTTTCATCATAATACTTCAAAATGAACATATACAATCACTCTTTTCTTCTAATTAGCTTTATAATATCATAATTTTCTACAAATTTCTACAAACATTAAAATTCACTTTTAATTATACTTTACTTAATCATTTGGTATAGTTTATGCTTTATTATTTAATTTGAAGGAGTGATTTAAATGAAAATAATTGATTCACATTTACATTTTTCAAATATTAATAGTTTTAAAGAAACAGCCTTAAACTTATCAAACGTAAACTACTCCAGTACAGGATTAAAGGAGGAATTTCAAAAAAGCCACGTAATCATTGGCATAGGTATGGGATTAACAGAAAAAGAAATTGGAGGATTTCCAGATTTAAATTCTGATAATCCTATGGATTTAGATCTTGAAGAAAAAATACCCGATAATCTAGTTTACTGTTTAGGAATTAATCCACAAAAATTAAATGATGAAGAACTATCAAAAATTGAAAAAAGAATTAAAAATAGTAAAGTAGTAGGATTAAAAATTTATCCGGGATATTATCCTTATTATGTTTGGGACAAAATATACGACCCTATATATAAATTAGCTTCATCTTATAAAATACCAGTTGTCATCCATGGCGGTGACCCATATTCAAGCAAAGCCCTTGTAAAATATTCTCATCCAATACACATAGATGAACTTGCAGTAAGCCATAGAAATATAAATTTTGTTATTGCTCACTTTGGAAACCCCTGGATAATGAGTGCTGCTGAAGTGATATATAAAAATTCCAATGTTTACACTGATCTTTCAGGACTTCTAGTAGGCAATCAAAATGATATTGAGGCATTTAAAAATGACCAGTATTTTATCCAGCATATTCAAAGAGGAATTACATTTATTAAAGTTATTCCAAATTGGTACGAAAAATTTCTATTTGGAACAGACTGGCCGTTGGTACCTATAAAAAATTATGTTGAACTTATAAAGTCCCTTTTTGATGAAAAATTTTATGATTATATTTTTTATAAAAATGCTTTAAAAGTATTTCCTAGATTGAATAGCTTTTTTA contains:
- a CDS encoding sigma-54 interaction domain-containing protein, yielding MFILKYYDEKNAFNNSILDKYINIMNMYDKGVIFFDLIKNTAYFNEKCRNIFNTNSGMSEIGKFINGIEKDFYEDDRENKEVNLIGLETDITYTIKHLIEEKKVKYVLCTIEMKSNKRNIRKSNYISKIIGESDVMLNLKAKVKIVGRYDSTILLLGQTGTGKELFAKAIHDISPRRNKKFIVVNCGAIPDSLLESELFGYEKGAFTGANSNGKVGKFEEADGGTIFLDEIENMSQFMQNKILRAIEDRKICKIGSNKEVGVNVRIIGATNIELKKMVEEGKFRKDLYYRLNVICFKIPSLIERKDDIFLISDYLIEKYCKVFKKNIIGLSPKVKKLFNIHKWEGNVRELRNVIEYAMNFENSKYITEASLPDEFIGENEVKIEPKDIISIEEMEKEILRKTLDWFGWDEAGKIKAAEALGISRSSVYRKVIKYGLEYSVNDISN
- a CDS encoding amidohydrolase family protein, giving the protein MKIIDSHLHFSNINSFKETALNLSNVNYSSTGLKEEFQKSHVIIGIGMGLTEKEIGGFPDLNSDNPMDLDLEEKIPDNLVYCLGINPQKLNDEELSKIEKRIKNSKVVGLKIYPGYYPYYVWDKIYDPIYKLASSYKIPVVIHGGDPYSSKALVKYSHPIHIDELAVSHRNINFVIAHFGNPWIMSAAEVIYKNSNVYTDLSGLLVGNQNDIEAFKNDQYFIQHIQRGITFIKVIPNWYEKFLFGTDWPLVPIKNYVELIKSLFDEKFYDYIFYKNALKVFPRLNSFFK